GTCTGCTCGGCGGGCTTGAGCACCACGCAATTGCCGGCGGCGAGCGCGGGCGCCAGCTTCCAGACCGCCATCAGGATCGGGAAGTTCCACGGGATGATCTGGCCGACGACGCCGAGCGGCTCGTGGAAGTGGTAGGCGACCGTGTCGTGGTCGATCTCGGAGAGCGAGCCCTCCTGCGCCCGGACGCACCCGGCGAAATAGCGGAAATGGTCGATGGCCAGCGGGATGTCGGCGTGGGTGGTTTCGCGGATCGGCTTGCCGTTGTCCCAGGTCTCGGCGAGCGCGATCAGGTCGAGGTTGTCCTCCATCCGGTCGGCGATCTTGAGCAGGATGCGGGCGCGCTCGGCCGGGGCGGTGCGGCCCCAGGCCTCCTTGGCGGCATGCGCGGCGTCGAGCGCGCGCTCGATGTCCTGGGCGTCCGAGCGGGCGACCTCGCAGATCACCCCGCCGGTGATCGGCGAGGTGTTCTCGAAGTAGCGGCCCGCCGCCGGGGCGACCCACTGGCCGCCGATGAAGTTGTCGTAGCGGGCCGAGAACGGCGACTTGGTCCTGGCGTCGGCGAAGAGTTCCGGCTTGTTCATGTGTTCCTCCCAGTCGCCCCGCGACGGGGCGTGGTGCACATCCCTCGGCAGCCGGCGTGCCATCCGGGCCCCGGCCGCCCAGCTCCCGCCGCCTGTTCGCTGCAACGATCTGGCGGATCTGGATTTTCTCGCTCGTCGCGCCAAGCCTTCGACCAAAATCCGGCCCCGTCCGGCCACCATCGGCCTGGACCGCGCACGCGACACCTGCGACACCTGTCGCAAACAGCGACACTCCGCCCGCAGGGGCGGTGACATGGGAGGAGGCCGCGCATGCAGAGCCGCGTGACCACGCCCCGCACCCTGCTGGCCGCGCGGCGGCAGGCCTTCGGGCCGGGTGTGGCCGAGCCGCCGCCGCCGATCCTTCGCTCCTGGGAGCGCTGCGCCGCCCTCGGGCTCGATTTCGGGCAGCGCCCCCGGGTCGAGCCGCTGAGCGGCGCCGAGATGCGCGCCGCCTTCGACCGCAGCGAGGCGCTGCGCCAGACCTGCCGGCCCGAGATCGAGGCCCTGCACGCCGATGCGCAGGCGACCGGCAGCCTCGTGATCCTCACCGATGCCGACGGGCTGATCCTCGACACCCTCGGCAGCGATTCCTTCGCCGGCCGCGCCGCGCAGGTGGCGCTCCGCCCCGGGGTACCCTGGAGCGAGAGCCTGACCGGCACCAACGCCATCGGCACGGCGCTGATCGAGCGCCGCCCGGTCGAGGTGCGGGGGGCGGAGCATTACTTCGAGCCGCACCGCATCCTGAGCTGCGCCGCCATGCCGATCCTCGGGGCGGACGGCTCGGTGCTCGGCGTCCTCGACCTGACGGGACCGGCGGCGATCCACCAGGGCCACGCGCTGGGCCTCGTCGGACTCGCGGTCGCCGCCATCGAGCACCGGCTGCTCGCGACGGTGCCGCCGGGCTGCGAGGTGCTGCGGCTCCACCGCGACGCGGGGCTCCTCGGCACCCCGCGCGAGGGCGTGCTGGTCTTCGAGGGCCACCGCCTCGTCGGCGCCAACCGGCACGGGCTGGCGCTGCTCGGCCTCACCTGGGGCGATCTCGGGACCGAGCGGGCCGGCTTCCATGGCGGCGACACCGCGCCCGGCCCACTCGCCCTGCGGGACGCGACCGGGGCCCCGCTCTACGGCCGCCTGCAGGGCGCGCCGGCCTCGATCCGGCGCCGGTCCGCGGCCGAGCCCGCCCGGCAGAACCCCGCGACGCCGAGCCCCACGACGTCGAGCCCCGCGGCGCCGATTCTCGACCCCGGTACCGACAAGCTCCTCGCCCGGGCCGTGC
This sequence is a window from Methylobacterium sp. SyP6R. Protein-coding genes within it:
- a CDS encoding sigma-54-dependent Fis family transcriptional regulator, which encodes MQSRVTTPRTLLAARRQAFGPGVAEPPPPILRSWERCAALGLDFGQRPRVEPLSGAEMRAAFDRSEALRQTCRPEIEALHADAQATGSLVILTDADGLILDTLGSDSFAGRAAQVALRPGVPWSESLTGTNAIGTALIERRPVEVRGAEHYFEPHRILSCAAMPILGADGSVLGVLDLTGPAAIHQGHALGLVGLAVAAIEHRLLATVPPGCEVLRLHRDAGLLGTPREGVLVFEGHRLVGANRHGLALLGLTWGDLGTERAGFHGGDTAPGPLALRDATGAPLYGRLQGAPASIRRRSAAEPARQNPATPSPTTSSPAAPILDPGTDKLLARAVRLIDAGIPVVVEGETGTGKEVFARAAHAGCARSHKPFVAVNCAALPETLIEAELFGYEPGAFTGAARHGAKGLLRQAEGGLLFLDEIGDMPLALQSRLLRALQEREVLPVGGTRPVPVDFALICATHRDLSRMVEEGAFRADLFYRIAPYRVRLAPLRDRPDRLALVRGLWARTDGPARGVTLSPDCEAALAAAEWPGNLRQLAACLKALAALAEAGEVLGPEDLPEGVAKSSAVAPAPRREPEAGRLDAIAQDAMRAALAAHGGNVSRAARSLGVSRSTLYRRCLRERAEA